One Tamandua tetradactyla isolate mTamTet1 chromosome 20, mTamTet1.pri, whole genome shotgun sequence DNA segment encodes these proteins:
- the LOC143664040 gene encoding mitochondrial fission regulator 2-like has product MSLLLNILREMLEYFGVPIDQILSVWENKEYGSARSIVRIIGKILPLEPCPRPNFELIPFLSSVDSENCGSTVPSFADVMCVANDEDAHYLRFRNSIWKNEEQTADIFHPLQLVCDPSPLALKWDERLENDLPVSEAAIKKIAALEDELTFLHSQIATIVEMQELKNSANSGSFDLNDWPSGLDQMLSSGTPQLRVEPDQFPSSVLPAAAAAPPPAPPPAPPPPPPPLSPHRPPCPPPSIQPGARIYDSENSAAGMEKQHPGARNTSYNHYLKNQRNKDVPNMLDVLKDMNKVKLRAIDRSPGGRPICKKRRHSSHWDPVSLISHALKKKFAFQEDDSFEKENRSWESSPFSSPETSRFGHHVSQSGQ; this is encoded by the coding sequence ATGTCTCTCTTACTGAATATCTTAAGAGAGATGCTGGAATATTTTGGTGTTCCCATAGACCAGATTTTGTCAGTTTGGGAAAATAAAGAATATGGATCAGCTCGAAGTATTGTTCGTATTATTGGGAAAATTCTTCCTTTAGAACCTTGTCCAAGGCCTAATTTTGAGTTGATCCCGTTCTTGAGCTCTGTAGACTCTGAGAACTGTGGCTCTACAGTTCCGTCCTTTGCTGATGTTATGTGTGTGGCGAATGATGAAGACGCCCATTATCTCAGATTTCGAaatagtatatggaaaaatgaaGAACAGACTGCTGACATTTTCCATCCTTTGCAGCTAGTTTGTGATCCGTCACCCCTTGCTCTGAAATGGGATGAACGATTGGAAAATGATCTGCCTGTAAGTGAAgctgcaataaaaaaaatagctGCCCTTGAAGATGAGCTCACTTTTCTTCACTCCCAGATTGCTACGATTGTGGAAATGCAGGAACTGAAAAACAGTGCAAATTCTGGCTCCTTTGACTTGAATGACTGGCCTAGTGGTTTGGACCAAATGCTGTCGTCAGGGACTCCTCAACTGAGAGTGGAGCCAGATCAGTTTCCAAGTTCAGTgcttcctgctgctgctgctgctcctcctcctgctcctcctcctgctcctcctcctcctcctcctccactgtCTCCTCACCGTCCTCCGTGTCCTCCTCCTTCCATACAACCAGGAGCTAGGATTTATGACTCGGAAAATTCAGCAGCTGGCATGGAAAAACAGCACCCAGGTGCCAGGAACACCAGTTataaccattatttaaaaaaccaGAGAAATAAAGATGTTCCTAACATGTTGGATGTTCTAAAGGATATGAATAAGGTTAAACTTCGAGCTATTGATCGGTCACCTGGAGGCAGACCCATTTGTAAGAAGAGAAGGCACAGCTCACACTGGGACCCCGTGTCTTTAATATCCCATGCCCTGAAAAAGAAATTTGCCTTCCAAGAAGATGATTCCTTCGAGAAAGAAAATAGGTCTTGGGAGTCTTCTCCATTTTCTAGTCCAGAAACTTCAAGGTTTGGACATCACGTTTCACAGTCAGGGCAGTGA